The Phycisphaerae bacterium genome has a segment encoding these proteins:
- a CDS encoding glucuronate isomerase, with protein sequence MELKNVKEQVAKIIKETQIADIHTHTYSEAFGDLLLWGIDELLTYHYLIAELFRYKPELDYNEFWNMPKQKQAELIWEEMFIKNSPISEAARGVVTVLNSLGLDVKDKNLSKIRKYFAGIPTGEYVDKVFELANLKYVVMTNDPFDKTEQKVWNNGGNPDSRFKAALRIDNILNNFKQYGKEINGQITGDKADAKTVSLVKDFLKKWIEKMNPMYMAVSLPPDFRIDDGGTRAKLILECVLPIAREHKLPFAMMIGVKRSVNPALRVAGDGVAKADVEQVEKIARDWPDVRLLVTMLSRENQHELCIVGRKFKNLMIFGCWWYLNNPSIIKEMTYERIETLGLTMIPQHSDARVLDQVIYKWSHSRKVIAEVLGEKYSDIAGAGWPVTEADIKRDVNRILGGQLLTQ encoded by the coding sequence ATGGAACTAAAAAATGTCAAAGAACAGGTAGCTAAAATCATCAAAGAAACCCAGATAGCCGACATTCATACGCATACATACAGCGAGGCCTTCGGCGATTTACTTTTATGGGGCATCGATGAACTTCTAACATATCACTACCTCATCGCGGAGCTGTTCAGGTATAAGCCGGAGCTGGATTACAATGAATTCTGGAATATGCCGAAGCAGAAACAGGCGGAGCTTATATGGGAAGAGATGTTTATAAAAAATTCTCCGATAAGCGAAGCCGCACGCGGGGTGGTGACAGTACTGAACTCGCTCGGGCTGGACGTGAAAGATAAAAACCTCAGCAAAATACGCAAGTATTTCGCAGGGATTCCGACCGGTGAATATGTCGATAAAGTTTTCGAACTCGCCAATCTTAAGTATGTCGTTATGACAAACGACCCGTTCGATAAAACAGAGCAGAAGGTATGGAACAACGGCGGCAATCCGGACAGCAGATTTAAGGCGGCGTTGAGAATAGACAACATACTCAATAATTTCAAACAGTACGGTAAAGAAATAAACGGGCAAATAACAGGCGACAAGGCGGACGCAAAAACGGTAAGCCTGGTTAAAGATTTCCTCAAGAAGTGGATTGAGAAGATGAATCCGATGTATATGGCGGTTTCGCTGCCGCCTGATTTCCGCATAGATGACGGCGGGACAAGGGCGAAACTGATTCTCGAATGCGTGCTTCCGATTGCGCGTGAACATAAGCTGCCATTTGCAATGATGATAGGGGTCAAGAGGTCGGTAAACCCGGCATTGAGGGTCGCAGGCGACGGCGTAGCGAAGGCGGACGTCGAGCAGGTAGAGAAGATTGCGCGTGACTGGCCGGACGTGAGACTGCTGGTGACGATGCTGTCTCGTGAAAACCAGCACGAGCTTTGCATTGTCGGCCGCAAGTTTAAGAACTTGATGATATTCGGGTGCTGGTGGTATTTGAATAATCCGAGCATTATCAAAGAGATGACGTACGAACGCATCGAAACTCTGGGACTGACGATGATACCGCAGCACAGCGACGCCCGCGTGCTCGACCAGGTCATATATAAATGGTCGCACTCGCGGAAGGTCATTGCCGAGGTTTTGGGCGAGAAGTATTCGGACATTGCCGGGGCGGGATGGCCTGTTACGGAAGCGGACATTAAAAGAGACGTGAACCGGATTCTCGGCGGTCAGCTTCTGACTCAATAA
- the prfB gene encoding peptide chain release factor 2 (programmed frameshift): METAELKSTIAELLARVAKIGTGFDLPGKKAQRGQLEEKMSKPGFWDNSDSAQSVVTQLSALKSIIEPVEELAREVKDLAELFELAAAESDKEELAQVEDDLAALVKRCEQIELQGLLCGPDDAKNCFFSIHAGAGGTESCDWVSMLLRMYGRYFEAKKYKVEELDISPGEEAGLRSVTLKVSGPFAFGNLSCELGVHRLVRISPFDSNKRRHTSFAAVDVVPETDDIDIDINEEDLKIDFYRAGGAGGQHVNKVSSAVRIVHIPTGVAVQCQNDRSQHRNKAEAMKMLKSKLYMLEQQKRDAELAKVYGNKGEIAWGNQIRSYVLQPYQMVKDHRTDIQTGNVDSVLDGDIDIFVEGYLRYRVKNKNKD; the protein is encoded by the exons GTGGAAACCGCAGAATTAAAATCTACGATAGCAGAATTGTTGGCCCGGGTGGCAAAAATC GGGACTGGCTTTGATTTGCCCGGCAAGAAGGCGCAACGGGGGCAATTAGAAGAGAAGATGAGCAAGCCGGGGTTTTGGGACAATTCTGATTCGGCACAATCGGTAGTCACACAATTAAGCGCACTTAAATCAATCATCGAGCCGGTGGAGGAGCTTGCCCGCGAGGTCAAAGATCTGGCGGAGCTGTTCGAGCTGGCGGCGGCGGAGTCGGACAAAGAAGAGCTGGCACAGGTAGAAGATGATTTAGCGGCACTGGTAAAGCGATGCGAACAAATCGAGCTGCAGGGGCTATTATGCGGGCCTGATGACGCGAAGAACTGCTTTTTCAGCATTCACGCTGGGGCGGGCGGGACAGAAAGCTGCGACTGGGTCAGTATGCTGCTGCGGATGTACGGGCGATATTTCGAAGCAAAAAAATACAAGGTCGAGGAGCTGGATATTTCGCCGGGCGAAGAGGCGGGGCTGCGGTCGGTGACGCTAAAGGTAAGCGGGCCGTTCGCGTTCGGCAATCTTTCATGCGAACTGGGCGTTCACAGGCTGGTGCGAATAAGCCCATTTGACTCCAACAAAAGACGGCATACGAGCTTCGCAGCGGTCGATGTCGTGCCTGAAACCGATGATATTGATATTGACATAAACGAAGAAGACCTCAAAATAGATTTCTATCGCGCGGGCGGGGCAGGCGGCCAGCACGTCAATAAGGTAAGCTCGGCAGTAAGAATTGTGCATATACCCACAGGGGTCGCGGTGCAGTGCCAGAACGATCGGAGCCAGCACCGCAACAAGGCGGAGGCAATGAAGATGCTGAAGAGCAAGCTGTATATGCTTGAACAGCAGAAACGCGACGCAGAGCTTGCGAAAGTGTACGGCAATAAAGGCGAAATAGCGTGGGGAAACCAGATACGAAGCTATGTGCTGCAGCCCTACCAAATGGTCAAGGACCATCGAACTGATATTCAGACGGGCAATGTGGATTCGGTGCTGGACGGAGACATCGACATCTTTGTTGAGGGCTATTTAAGATACAGGGTCAAAAACAAAAATAAGGATTAA